TCCGATCTCGTTAAATTGAAATTCAAACTTCTCTCCATTGTTAAAGTTTTGAGAATTAAACTTATCTGAGTTAATCTTGTGCGCCACAGAATCATTGTTTAACCACACAACAGTGGTTCCTTTTTTGACTGTTAATGTTACTGGATTAAAAGCGAGGTTTTCTATTGTAACTGTATTTGACTCTTCTTCGGCCGCCGAAGTTTGTTGCGGACTTTCAGTAGGTGTTTGCGTCGACGTCGGTGTTGATGTTGTTTCTTCTGTAGTATAAACAGCTGTTGGTGAATTTTTCATTATAAAATAACCCACTACTGCGATAGTTCCCAAAACAAGAACAATGATCAGGATTAAAATTGTATTTTTCATTGTATTTAAATATGTAATTTTCCGACCTTTATAATTTTTATAAGTTTTTTTCTTCAAGATTCCTTTTTGCAGGACCCCGAATTACTTTTCCATATTTATCATATCTTGATCCATGACAAGGACAATCCCAAGTTTTTTCTTTATTGTTCCAACCAACGGTACATCCCATGTGAGTACATTTTGGAGAAATCACATATATTTTTCCACTTTCATCTTTATAGACTGCTATTTTTTTGAAAAATCCTGTTTTTATAACTTTACCTTCGTTTAAAGGAATTTTAAAAATCTCGTCTTCTTTTTTATCCATAATTTTTTTGGTAGTTTCTTTATAAAGACGTTTTGGGCTGTAAAAATCAACCCAACTATTTCTTTTACCCAAAATAGTATCTGAAAGTAAAATAGCAGATAATGTCCCCTTAGTCATTCCCCAAGCTCCAAATCCGCAAGCAACATAAATATTTTCTGAATCTGGTAAAAATTTTCCGATAAAAGGAACTCTATCTATAGTATAATTATCCTCTGCAGACCAGTAATAGTCAATCGATTCAACTTGGAAGGTTTTTCTTGCATAGTTTTTTAAATTTTCGTATTGTTCCTTAATATCAATTGACTTTCCCGCCTCGTGCTTTCCGCCACCAACCAAAATAAAATTTCCTTCTTTTGAACTATGGGTTCTTAGAGAAAAAGAATTGACTTCTCTGCTGTAAAACATGCCCTCAAATGGAAGATCTTTGGCCCTGCAGGCAATCAAATAAGACTGTCGAGGAATAAGGTTTTTTAAATAAAATTTGTCCTCTATAATTGGTGTTCTTGTCGCAATAATTACATTTTTAGCCTCTATTTTATTTTTTTCTGTCTCCACAATACAAGAACTGCCATCTTTTATGTTCTTTGCTGTGGAATTTTCAAATATATAACTTCCCTCTCCGTCAATTAAATTAGCAAGTGCCAAAAGATATTTTCGTGGATGAAACTGCGCCTGATTTTCAAAACAAACAGCGCCCAAAAATCCAAAAGGAACGTTTAATTTTTCGACAAAAGAAACTGGAAGACCTAAAGATTTTGAAGCTTCAAATTCTTCTTTAATAATTTCTGCCTCTTTTTTTGATGATGCATATGTATAGGCGGGTTTTCTTTCAAAATTACAAGAGATATTCTTTTCTTTTATAATTTCTGATATTTTTTCAATCGCCCTTTGATTAGAATCTGCAT
This genomic interval from Candidatus Paceibacterota bacterium contains the following:
- a CDS encoding cupredoxin domain-containing protein codes for the protein MKNTILILIIVLVLGTIAVVGYFIMKNSPTAVYTTEETTSTPTSTQTPTESPQQTSAAEEESNTVTIENLAFNPVTLTVKKGTTVVWLNNDSVAHKINSDKFNSQNFNNGEKFEFQFNEIGTFDYFCGIHPSMKGTIIVE
- a CDS encoding FAD-dependent oxidoreductase — its product is MAEKAESLWVATSPKTDFSELKGNIKIDVAIVGGGIFGLTVAFILKEAGLKVAVLESERIVKGTTGYTTAKITSAHGVIYKYLISHFGRKNAKIYADSNQRAIEKISEIIKEKNISCNFERKPAYTYASSKKEAEIIKEEFEASKSLGLPVSFVEKLNVPFGFLGAVCFENQAQFHPRKYLLALANLIDGEGSYIFENSTAKNIKDGSSCIVETEKNKIEAKNVIIATRTPIIEDKFYLKNLIPRQSYLIACRAKDLPFEGMFYSREVNSFSLRTHSSKEGNFILVGGGKHEAGKSIDIKEQYENLKNYARKTFQVESIDYYWSAEDNYTIDRVPFIGKFLPDSENIYVACGFGAWGMTKGTLSAILLSDTILGKRNSWVDFYSPKRLYKETTKKIMDKKEDEIFKIPLNEGKVIKTGFFKKIAVYKDESGKIYVISPKCTHMGCTVGWNNKEKTWDCPCHGSRYDKYGKVIRGPAKRNLEEKNL